A stretch of Camelina sativa cultivar DH55 chromosome 18, Cs, whole genome shotgun sequence DNA encodes these proteins:
- the LOC109130475 gene encoding uncharacterized protein LOC109130475 → MVEEINAQLREHSLDLTPPASNRNVITCKWIFTLKYHADGSIAIPVIKSTTISLVVEIAVKKNWVIHQVDINNSFLQGTLHDEVYVSQPSGFVDRDRPHHVCRLRKALHGLKQAPRAWYQELRHFLLQSGYKTSVRDNSLFVYKHAPSHVYVLVYVDDIIITGPTSLVSAFNSSLAHRFSLKYLGPLSYFLGIEATRTSSGLHLMQRKYITDLLVKTKMQDAKRVPTPMSSSSQITVLSGTPLADAKEYCMVVGSLQYLAFTRPDIAFPMNRLSQFMHRPTNAHWQAVKRVLRYLAGTWSHGIFLRRDAPLTVHAFSNADWGRDKANYVSMNAYLLYFGGSLVSWSSKKQRSVSRSSIEAEYRAIANTTSELKWICSLLTELGIEIPMAPVAHISGDDQIADALTKLLPPPPFLDLNFKIGVKKLLS, encoded by the exons ATGGTTGAGGAAATTAATGCCCAACTCCGAGAACACTCTTTGGATCTCACACCTCCAGCTTCTAATCGGAATGTTATAACCTGTAAGTGGATCTTCACTCTTAAATATCATGCGGATGGATCTATTGCTAT TCCGGTGATTAAATCAACTACAATTAGCCTTGTTGTGGAGATTGCTGTGAAGAAAAATTGGGTGATTCATCAAGTTGATATCAATAATTCCTTCCTACAAGGCACTCTACATGATGAGGTTTATGTCTCACAGCCTTCCGGTTTTGTTGATCGTGATCGTCCTCATCATGTCTGCAGATTACGGAAGGCTCTCCATGGGTTGAAACAGGCACCACGTGCTTGGTATCAAGAATTGCGTCACTTCTTGCTTCAATCTGGTTACAAGACGTCGGTTAGGGATAATAGCTTGTTCGTCTATAAACATGCCCCCTCtcatgtttatgttttggtGTACGTAGACGATATCATAATCACGGGCCCTACTTCGCTGGTTAGTGCTTTTAATTCCTCTCTTGCTCATCGTTTTTCTCTCAAATACCTTGGTCCTTTGAGCTATTTTCTGGGAATTGAAGCAACACGCACGTCCTCTGGTCTCCATTTGATGCAACGGAAGTATATTACGGATCTTCTGGTCAAAACAAAGATGCAAGATGCCAAACGTGTTCCCACGCCAATGTCGTCGTCCTCTCAGATCACGGTTCTTTCTGGTACACCTCTTGCAGATGCAAAAGAATACTGCATGGTTGTGGGAAGCTTGCAGTATCTGGCTTTTACAAGACCTGATATTGCATTTCCTATGAATCGGCTTTCACAGTTTATGCATCGACCTACAAATGCGCATTGGCAAGCCGTGAAAAGAGTACTACGTTATCTTGCTGGAACATGGTCTCATGGTATTTTCCTGCGTCGTGATGCTCCTCTCACAGTACATGCTTTCTCTAATGCGGATTGGGGACGTGACAAGGCCAATTATGTTTCCATGAACGCTTACCTCCTCTACTTTGGTGGTAGTCTTGTGTCATGGTCCTCCAAGAAACAGCGAAGTGTCTCCCGCTCTTCCATAGAGGCGGAATATAGGGCCATTGCCAACACGACATCAGAACTCAAGTGGATTTGCTCGCTATTGACGGAATTAGGTATTGAAATACCAATGGCGCCG GTGGCTCATATTTCAGGGGATGACCAGATTGCTGATGCTCTCACCAAACTGCTTCCACCACCACCGTTTCTGGACTTGAATTTCAAGATTGGAGTCAAGAAACTTCTTTCTTGA
- the LOC104760877 gene encoding 1,4-dihydroxy-2-naphthoyl-CoA thioesterase 2-like isoform X2, with translation MDPNSPEYIIDQPLKILGFVYEELSATRVSGHLTVTDKCCQPFKVLHGGVSALIAEGLASLGAGIASGYKRVAGIHLSIHHLRPAVLGDLVFAESYPVNVGKNIQVWEVRLWKTKKTKKSEEKIMVSTSRVTLFCGVPIPDHVKDAPDQLKKFVSKL, from the exons ATGGATCCAAATTCGCCGGAATATATCATTGATCAGCCGCTTAAAATCTTAGGATTTGTATATGAAGAGCTCTCAGCCACCAGAGTCTCCGGCCACCTCACCGTAACTGACAAATGTTGCCAGCCGTTCAAAGTCTTGCACGGCGGCGTATCAGCTCTGATCGCCGAGGGACTCGCCAGTCTCGGCGCCGGAATCGCATCTGGTTATAAACGTGTTGCCGGTATCCATCTCTCCATTCACCACCTCCGACCTGCTGTTCTCGGTGATTTGGTTTTCGCCGAATCTTATCCGGTCAACGTTGGCAAAAATATTCAG GTATGGGAGGTCCGGTTATGGAAaaccaagaagaccaagaaatCGGAAGAGAAAATAATGGTATCAACATCCCGGGTTACTCTCTTTTGCGGTGTACCTATACCAGACCATGTTAAAGATGCTCCAGACCAGTTGAAGAAGTTTGTATCCAAGTTGTAA
- the LOC109130444 gene encoding defensin-like protein 76: MQDKKHLHIFIAIAIVLLIAMAGNINAIDVHDAVCFRSTCTSVCDEICLSKGFENGWYCGTFRLHTGCCCLKNKELYKKMSSSEN; encoded by the exons ATGCAGGACAAGAAACATTTACATATTTTCATTGCCATAGCAATTGTTCTCTTAATTGCGATGGCAG GTAATATAAACGCTATTGACGTTCATGATGCTGTTTGTTTTCGGTCAACGTGTACAAGCGTATGTGATGAGATTTGCTTAAGCAAAGGGTTTGAAAATGGATGGTATTGTGGAACATTTAGACTCCACACTGGATGTTGTTGTCTAAAAAATAAGGAACTCTACAAAAAAATGTCTTCATCAGAAAACTAA
- the LOC104760877 gene encoding 1,4-dihydroxy-2-naphthoyl-CoA thioesterase 2-like isoform X1, whose protein sequence is MDPNSPEYIIDQPLKILGFVYEELSATRVSGHLTVTDKCCQPFKVLHGGVSALIAEGLASLGAGIASGYKRVAGIHLSIHHLRPAVLGDLVFAESYPVNVGKNIQVWEVRLWKTKKTKKSEEKIMVSTSRVTLFCGVPIPDHVKDAPDQLKKFVSKL, encoded by the exons ATGGATCCAAATTCGCCGGAATATATCATTGATCAGCCGCTTAAAATCTTAGGATTTGTATATGAAGAGCTCTCAGCCACCAGAGTCTCCGGCCACCTCACCGTAACTGACAAATGTTGCCAGCCGTTCAAAGTCTTGCACGGCGGCGTATCAGCTCTGATCGCCGAGGGACTCGCCAGTCTCGGCGCCGGAATCGCATCTG GTTATAAACGTGTTGCCGGTATCCATCTCTCCATTCACCACCTCCGACCTGCTGTTCTCGGTGATTTGGTTTTCGCCGAATCTTATCCGGTCAACGTTGGCAAAAATATTCAG GTATGGGAGGTCCGGTTATGGAAaaccaagaagaccaagaaatCGGAAGAGAAAATAATGGTATCAACATCCCGGGTTACTCTCTTTTGCGGTGTACCTATACCAGACCATGTTAAAGATGCTCCAGACCAGTTGAAGAAGTTTGTATCCAAGTTGTAA
- the LOC109130443 gene encoding putative defensin-like protein 83, translating to MATNKFSYLSLLLLIVFTPSLLPIISGQMIPCISGICTDSTPCNVACISKGYKGGVCVRMDFSSTTGACCCNPNFKSQESFKSDNVLITN from the exons ATggcaacaaataaattttcatatcTTTCATTACTTTTGTTGATTGTGTTTACTCCCTCTTTGCTGCCAATTATTTCAG GACAAATGATACCATGTATATCGGGGATATGTACGGACTCAACACCATGCAATGTAGCTTGCATATCAAAAGGATACAAAGGAGGGGTTTGTGTACGCATGGACTTTAGCTCAACGACTGGTGCTTGCTGCTGCAATCCTAATTTTAAATCTCAAGAATCTTTCAAATCTGATAATGTCCTCATTACTAATTAG